A window of the Leucothrix mucor DSM 2157 genome harbors these coding sequences:
- a CDS encoding SDR family NAD(P)-dependent oxidoreductase — protein MSLHTILITGATSGIGKALVREYSQPANFLILVGRCELKLKALCNECQRFDTSAVYYVVDFELPNEVLALSEEIAATHQVDLLVSNAGVTSSTEKGQIEDWDKIEALTAVNYRSAIAIAQPFIRQMQKRGSGHIAYVSSLAAYRGMPLTPSYAASKAALKSYAEAMRGLLKPQSIHVSIVTPGFVKTAMSDQFPGDRPFLWSAERAARYIKQGLDRKKAYISFPKLLTIGMKLLSCLPAWLSDSILARLRY, from the coding sequence ATGTCGCTCCATACTATCTTAATTACTGGTGCAACTAGCGGTATTGGCAAGGCGCTGGTGCGAGAATATTCGCAACCAGCTAATTTTTTGATCTTGGTTGGACGATGCGAGTTAAAATTAAAAGCCCTATGTAATGAATGTCAGCGGTTCGATACAAGTGCAGTTTACTATGTTGTAGATTTCGAGCTTCCAAATGAAGTGCTAGCTCTTTCAGAGGAGATAGCTGCGACTCATCAAGTAGACTTATTGGTTTCTAACGCTGGGGTTACTAGTAGTACTGAAAAGGGGCAGATAGAAGACTGGGATAAAATAGAAGCACTGACCGCTGTTAATTATCGAAGTGCAATTGCCATAGCGCAGCCTTTTATTCGTCAAATGCAGAAGAGGGGTAGCGGACACATAGCATATGTGAGCTCTCTGGCAGCCTACCGAGGAATGCCATTGACGCCCTCCTATGCCGCTAGCAAAGCAGCATTGAAATCTTATGCTGAAGCGATGCGTGGCTTACTGAAGCCTCAATCAATACATGTTTCAATAGTGACTCCAGGGTTTGTAAAGACAGCTATGAGTGATCAGTTCCCCGGTGATCGTCCTTTTTTATGGTCTGCCGAGCGGGCAGCTCGCTACATTAAGCAAGGCTTGGATCGCAAAAAGGCGTATATTTCATTTCCTAAGCTTCTAACGATTGGTATGAAGCTGCTTTCCTGTCTTCCGGCTTGGCTTTCTGATAGCATCCTTGCACGTCTTCGTTACTAA
- a CDS encoding LTA synthase family protein — protein MFSAVLTLIVVSMLLAVNNAKYKALREPLVFSDLFLYLQAIRYPRLYFPFLGLPALVLIPTMFVVVVYLGFTLEASVFDNPLVNTLLLAGGLGLAILVLLKLAATAVVSRDLETDIKSFGILSTLCIYARLASVERASLEVSLLDCSPFKGCSGEEDTRKQKRGQLPDIVAIQSESFFDARNLSEIIKKEVLGNYDQCLLASFQHGALSVPAWGANTMRTEFAFLAGYTPETLGLARFYPYQQLLKMNEPQSLIAYLKHLGYRCICIHPHDAGFFLRDQFFEKLGFDEFIDEASFENPERIGPYISDAEVYQKIISTTLQQSDQPLFIFAITMENHGPLHLEGVEKNEWKQYFETKPEEKNDDLTVYLRHLKNADTMIDNLMSFYEQSERRVGLAFYGDHVPAISETFNHYHYSDDRSNYFIWNNYLDTKHAVGSIEPKFEDIKVEDLALTLLSSLDLSPHSRNKS, from the coding sequence ATGTTTTCAGCAGTGCTCACGCTAATAGTTGTTTCCATGCTGCTTGCTGTAAATAATGCCAAGTACAAAGCATTACGAGAGCCTTTGGTTTTTAGTGATTTGTTTCTTTATTTGCAGGCTATCCGTTATCCCCGTTTGTATTTCCCTTTTTTGGGACTTCCTGCTTTGGTTCTGATCCCTACCATGTTTGTAGTAGTCGTTTATCTCGGCTTTACATTAGAGGCTAGTGTTTTTGATAATCCACTTGTAAATACATTATTGCTTGCCGGGGGGTTAGGTTTAGCCATTTTAGTCTTGCTGAAACTTGCTGCTACGGCGGTAGTTAGTAGGGATCTTGAGACTGATATCAAAAGCTTCGGGATTTTATCAACTTTGTGCATTTACGCCAGATTAGCTTCTGTGGAGAGGGCGAGCTTAGAAGTATCGCTCCTAGATTGCTCTCCATTTAAGGGGTGTTCTGGTGAGGAAGATACTAGAAAGCAAAAAAGGGGGCAGCTACCTGATATTGTTGCAATTCAAAGCGAGTCTTTTTTTGATGCAAGAAACCTCTCTGAAATTATAAAAAAAGAGGTGTTGGGTAATTACGATCAATGCTTACTAGCAAGCTTTCAACATGGGGCCTTATCTGTTCCCGCTTGGGGCGCAAACACGATGCGTACTGAGTTTGCTTTCCTTGCAGGCTATACGCCAGAAACGCTGGGTTTGGCGCGCTTTTATCCCTATCAGCAGCTACTCAAAATGAACGAGCCCCAGTCCCTGATTGCTTATCTAAAGCACCTGGGTTACCGCTGTATTTGTATACACCCACATGATGCGGGTTTCTTTTTGCGTGACCAGTTTTTTGAAAAGCTTGGCTTTGATGAATTTATTGATGAAGCATCATTTGAGAACCCGGAGCGGATTGGGCCTTATATATCGGATGCTGAAGTCTACCAAAAAATAATTTCAACCACCCTTCAGCAAAGTGATCAGCCATTATTTATCTTCGCTATTACAATGGAAAACCATGGGCCATTGCACCTTGAAGGCGTCGAGAAGAATGAGTGGAAGCAGTACTTTGAAACAAAGCCAGAAGAGAAGAATGATGATCTCACGGTATATCTTCGGCATCTCAAAAACGCGGATACTATGATTGATAATCTGATGAGTTTTTACGAACAATCAGAAAGGCGCGTTGGCTTAGCGTTTTATGGCGATCATGTTCCTGCAATTTCAGAGACATTCAATCATTACCATTACTCTGATGACCGATCTAATTACTTTATTTGGAATAATTATCTAGATACAAAACATGCTGTCGGCAGCATAGAGCCTAAGTTTGAAGATATCAAAGTAGAAGATTTGGCATTAACACTTCTATCGTCACTGGACTTGTCGCCTCATTCTCGCAATAAGTCATAA
- a CDS encoding formyltransferase family protein translates to MGCAEIEVVAVVSSTRNLRVNENHWLSSLSRVKKSGVCYALYLWFITQGYLLCSLGRAQGINQLAKKHAIPLLNTPDINQPQVSNSLKKINADAMLCVHFNQRVHPHIYDLFNGNAFNLHPSLLPELKGVDPAFYAVLEDYNESGITLHHLAEHFDEGETVSQALHSIESNDSVFSLNKQLFTIGAKVFKDYIRIGRKHINSTGAMHEERYDSWPTPKQVRQLRKKKRQLIKLEEIYDLLRE, encoded by the coding sequence TTGGGTTGTGCAGAAATTGAAGTCGTCGCGGTTGTTTCATCTACTCGCAACTTGCGTGTTAATGAAAACCACTGGTTATCTAGCCTCTCAAGAGTTAAAAAAAGTGGTGTGTGTTATGCCCTTTATCTATGGTTTATCACGCAAGGTTACCTTCTTTGTTCTTTGGGCAGAGCCCAAGGCATTAATCAGCTTGCTAAAAAACATGCTATTCCGCTTCTCAACACCCCCGATATCAATCAGCCTCAAGTTAGCAACTCACTAAAGAAAATAAATGCTGATGCAATGCTATGCGTTCACTTTAATCAGAGAGTACATCCCCATATCTATGACCTATTCAACGGTAATGCATTTAATCTACATCCATCTCTACTCCCTGAACTAAAAGGTGTTGATCCGGCTTTCTATGCGGTGCTTGAAGATTATAACGAAAGCGGCATCACGCTACACCACTTAGCTGAGCATTTTGATGAAGGCGAAACTGTTAGCCAAGCTCTTCATTCAATTGAGAGCAACGACTCGGTGTTCTCTCTCAATAAGCAGCTTTTCACAATAGGTGCTAAAGTTTTCAAAGATTATATTCGAATCGGCCGTAAACATATTAACAGCACTGGAGCTATGCATGAGGAGCGCTATGATTCATGGCCAACTCCAAAACAAGTGCGTCAGCTCAGAAAGAAAAAACGTCAGTTAATCAAGCTTGAGGAAATTTATGACTTATTGCGAGAATGA
- a CDS encoding aminotransferase class I/II-fold pyridoxal phosphate-dependent enzyme: MTKSKLTGLSDSVKESLLNKALNARDKSRLKREQEPIDPTIRTLFGRRVNEDFCRFDKFDGYKEIKMLEQGGATLGVSSPFFKTHESIAGAVTSIDGKEYINFSSYNYLGLSGHPEVIEASKQAIDQFGTTVSASRMVSGERGIQQKLEHQLAELYKADDCVVFVSGHATNVSTIGYLFGARDLIVHDSLAHNSILQGAKLSGAKRLSFRHNDWEHLDEILTSQREKFERVLIVIEGLYSMDGDIPDLPRFIEVKKRHHAFLMVDEAHSVGVLGEQGHGIGEYFDINFSDVDIWMGTLSKSFASCGGYIAGETALVKHLRHYAPGFLYSVGISPPLAAASSCAIDLMQKEPERVTRLRQRGKLFLELAKAAGIDTGKSEGYSVIPVIAGSSKNAVVLSNQLFDEGINVQPILRPAVEDKAARLRFFISSEHTEEQIRFTVDCTRKLLNKLG; encoded by the coding sequence ATGACTAAGTCTAAGCTGACGGGATTAAGTGACTCCGTAAAAGAAAGTTTACTCAACAAAGCCCTTAATGCCAGAGATAAGAGCAGGCTCAAGCGTGAGCAGGAACCTATTGATCCAACAATCAGAACACTATTTGGTCGTAGGGTAAATGAGGATTTCTGCCGTTTTGATAAGTTCGATGGCTATAAAGAAATTAAGATGCTGGAGCAAGGTGGCGCAACGCTTGGCGTTAGTAGCCCTTTCTTCAAGACGCATGAGTCAATAGCAGGTGCTGTAACGTCTATTGACGGTAAAGAGTACATCAATTTTTCCAGCTATAACTATCTCGGACTCAGTGGACATCCCGAGGTTATTGAAGCGTCAAAACAAGCAATTGATCAATTTGGTACGACAGTATCAGCCAGTCGCATGGTGTCTGGTGAGCGCGGCATTCAGCAGAAGCTAGAACATCAGTTGGCTGAGCTTTACAAAGCAGACGACTGCGTTGTCTTTGTTAGCGGGCATGCAACCAATGTCTCAACTATTGGCTATTTATTTGGTGCTAGAGACTTGATAGTGCACGATTCATTGGCGCACAACAGTATCCTGCAAGGTGCTAAGCTCTCAGGAGCTAAACGCTTATCGTTTCGACACAATGACTGGGAACATCTTGATGAAATCCTTACCAGTCAGCGCGAAAAATTTGAGCGGGTGCTTATTGTTATAGAAGGCCTTTACAGTATGGACGGGGATATCCCTGATCTGCCCAGATTCATCGAAGTCAAAAAACGTCATCATGCTTTTTTAATGGTTGATGAAGCCCACTCGGTGGGTGTTCTTGGTGAGCAAGGACATGGCATCGGGGAGTATTTTGATATCAACTTTTCCGATGTAGACATTTGGATGGGGACTTTAAGTAAAAGCTTCGCCAGCTGTGGTGGTTACATTGCGGGTGAGACTGCCCTGGTCAAGCACCTACGCCACTACGCGCCGGGCTTCCTGTACAGCGTGGGCATTTCACCGCCTTTAGCTGCAGCATCATCCTGCGCAATCGATTTAATGCAGAAAGAGCCTGAGCGTGTTACGCGTCTGCGCCAACGTGGAAAGTTATTTTTGGAGTTGGCTAAGGCGGCAGGCATTGATACAGGGAAAAGTGAAGGCTATTCTGTTATTCCTGTCATAGCTGGAAGCTCCAAAAATGCGGTTGTGCTATCCAATCAACTGTTTGATGAAGGCATTAATGTACAACCAATATTAAGGCCAGCCGTTGAAGATAAAGCTGCCAGACTTCGCTTTTTTATTAGCTCTGAGCATACTGAGGAGCAAATCAGGTTTACTGTTGATTGCACTCGCAAGTTACTCAATAAGCTTGGCTAA